One genomic window of Leptotrichia shahii includes the following:
- a CDS encoding PepSY domain-containing protein codes for MINRIIKKGYINYIITLIIFLLSVSFLTKGSVIEQKNEIKLIPKINIKTSDTQITPNKAKEIALAHAGIEETVANFKKIKLDNKNGKSVYEIEFIANKSRYEFIIDAKTGSIMKFEKR; via the coding sequence ATGATAAATAGAATAATAAAAAAAGGATATATTAATTATATAATTACTTTAATAATATTTCTCCTTTCTGTCAGTTTTTTGACAAAAGGAAGCGTTATTGAACAAAAAAATGAAATAAAGTTAATACCCAAAATTAATATAAAAACTTCTGACACGCAAATAACACCAAATAAAGCAAAAGAGATTGCATTGGCACATGCTGGAATTGAAGAAACAGTTGCCAATTTCAAAAAAATTAAATTGGATAATAAAAATGGAAAATCTGTCTATGAAATAGAGTTTATTGCAAATAAATCCAGATATGAATTTATTATTGATGCAAAAACTGGTTCAATTATGAAATTTGAAAAAAGATAA
- a CDS encoding UTRA domain-containing protein, translating into MSKYKEVYNDIKEKITNGTFKAKEFLESESGLARKYSYSKDTIRKALSMLELDGYIQKTKGKNSMVLENGRFKNSLSNLRTSKELNKIENIDITTNLIELSVVSGIKEIIDIFEVPEEVSFYKVSRTRILDGEALEYETTYFDMRIVPFLDKKIAESSTYDYLEKKLHLKISHSRREIKFRYATEDEKKYMDLKDFNTVIVVESHTYLSNGTLFQYGINSYRPDKFVFSTIAKR; encoded by the coding sequence GTGAGTAAATATAAAGAAGTTTATAATGACATAAAAGAAAAAATTACAAATGGAACATTCAAGGCAAAGGAATTTTTAGAAAGCGAATCTGGACTTGCACGTAAATATTCGTATTCTAAGGATACGATAAGAAAGGCGCTTTCTATGCTTGAATTAGATGGATATATTCAAAAAACTAAAGGGAAAAATTCAATGGTTTTAGAAAATGGACGGTTTAAAAATAGCTTATCAAATCTTAGAACTTCAAAGGAACTTAACAAAATTGAAAATATTGATATTACTACTAATTTAATTGAATTAAGCGTTGTTAGCGGAATTAAGGAAATTATAGATATTTTTGAAGTACCTGAAGAAGTTTCATTTTATAAGGTTTCACGTACTCGTATTTTGGATGGAGAAGCTCTTGAGTATGAAACAACTTATTTTGATATGAGGATTGTTCCATTTCTGGATAAAAAAATCGCAGAAAGTTCAACTTATGATTATCTTGAAAAAAAATTACATTTGAAAATATCTCATTCACGGCGTGAAATAAAATTTAGATATGCAACTGAAGATGAAAAAAAATATATGGATTTAAAGGATTTTAATACAGTTATAGTAGTTGAAAGTCACACTTACTTGTCTAATGGAACATTATTTCAATATGGTATAAATTCCTATAGACCAGATAAATTTGTATTTTCAACCATAGCAAAAAGATAG
- a CDS encoding sensor histidine kinase: MKRYFNNSSIQLKIGLWYMGIMILLVISSLYIVFYISENIIHSSVRTYLKDVVIHRLDYLTIKNGEIIIDSNFDTMIQNVEISIYDKDFKFLYGNSPNGFEMDNKKSKDDKIIIVRSHNQKWYVYNKMINLGSYGKVWIRGVMPNIGQSNAIETVIHISFIILPFFLILSAIGGYIITKNAFTPIEKIRKIAEKINEGNDLSQRINLGKGKDELHTLANTFDVMFDRLQTSFENEVQFTSDVSHELRTPITVIQTQAEYGKSYINSLGEAKESFRIIEKEGQKMSKLVSQLLILARMERGKQKLNLENINLSELLQMTIETQISAAEDKNMKFITKIVPELYAKIDEMMIMRVFTNLISNAISYGKQNGTITIELFLGKDENKVISKISDDGIGIPEDELDKIWLRFYQVDPSKSGDNSGLGLSMVKKIVELHNGEIFVESEFGAGTTFTVIL; this comes from the coding sequence ATGAAAAGATATTTTAATAACAGTTCGATACAGCTGAAAATAGGTTTGTGGTATATGGGAATTATGATTTTACTCGTAATTTCTTCATTATACATTGTATTTTATATAAGTGAAAATATTATTCATTCAAGTGTGCGGACTTATCTAAAAGATGTCGTAATTCACAGACTTGATTATTTAACAATAAAAAATGGAGAAATTATAATTGACAGTAATTTTGACACAATGATTCAAAATGTGGAAATTTCCATTTATGATAAGGATTTTAAATTTCTTTATGGAAATTCACCAAATGGATTTGAAATGGATAATAAGAAATCAAAGGATGATAAAATTATAATTGTAAGAAGTCATAATCAAAAATGGTATGTATATAATAAAATGATTAATCTTGGAAGTTATGGAAAAGTGTGGATTCGAGGAGTAATGCCTAATATTGGACAATCAAACGCTATTGAGACAGTAATCCATATTTCCTTTATAATCTTACCATTTTTTCTTATACTTTCAGCAATAGGAGGATATATTATTACAAAAAATGCCTTTACTCCAATTGAAAAAATTAGAAAAATTGCAGAAAAAATTAATGAAGGAAATGATTTATCACAACGTATTAACCTTGGTAAAGGGAAAGATGAACTTCATACACTTGCCAATACTTTTGATGTGATGTTTGATAGACTTCAGACTTCCTTTGAAAATGAAGTCCAATTTACTTCAGATGTTTCTCATGAATTACGAACACCGATCACAGTTATCCAAACACAGGCAGAATATGGAAAAAGTTACATAAATTCACTTGGAGAAGCAAAAGAATCCTTTAGAATTATTGAAAAGGAAGGGCAAAAGATGTCAAAACTGGTGTCACAGTTACTAATTTTGGCACGTATGGAACGTGGAAAGCAAAAATTGAATCTAGAGAATATCAATTTAAGTGAGCTGTTACAAATGACTATTGAAACTCAAATTTCTGCCGCAGAAGATAAAAATATGAAATTCATTACAAAAATTGTTCCTGAACTTTATGCAAAAATTGATGAGATGATGATTATGCGAGTTTTTACAAATTTAATTTCAAATGCAATTTCCTATGGAAAGCAAAATGGAACAATTACCATTGAGTTATTTTTAGGAAAGGATGAAAATAAAGTTATTAGCAAAATTTCTGATGATGGAATAGGAATACCAGAAGATGAACTGGACAAAATATGGCTGAGATTTTATCAAGTAGATCCGTCTAAGAGTGGAGATAACTCAGGACTTGGACTTTCTATGGTAAAAAAAATTGTAGAATTACATAATGGGGAAATTTTTGTAGAAAGCGAATTTGGAGCTGGGACGACCTTTACAGTAATTTTGTAA
- a CDS encoding response regulator transcription factor encodes MRILVIEDEKNLNNIIVKKLVMEKYGVDSCFNGDDALDYIFSAEYDVIISDIMLPGIDGFEILKTIREKGIKTPVLLLTALDGIEDRVKGLDYGADDYLVKPFAFDELMARIRVLLRRNSTNGNSNASNVFSIANLTVNCNSHDVFRDDVPIKLSTREFTILEYMIRNKERVLSREQIEQHIWNYDYEGGTNVIDVYIRYLRKKIDKNFEPKLIHTIRGVGYVLKVE; translated from the coding sequence GTGAGAATTTTAGTAATTGAAGATGAAAAAAATTTAAACAATATAATTGTAAAGAAGTTAGTGATGGAAAAATACGGAGTAGATAGTTGTTTTAATGGAGATGATGCACTTGATTATATTTTTTCCGCTGAATACGATGTTATTATTTCAGATATTATGTTGCCTGGAATAGATGGATTTGAGATTTTAAAGACAATAAGAGAAAAAGGGATAAAAACGCCAGTCTTATTGCTGACTGCATTAGATGGGATTGAAGATAGAGTTAAAGGGCTTGATTATGGAGCTGACGACTATTTAGTAAAACCATTTGCCTTTGATGAGTTAATGGCGAGAATAAGAGTGCTATTACGGAGAAATTCAACAAATGGAAATTCAAATGCAAGTAATGTATTTTCGATTGCAAATTTAACAGTAAATTGTAACTCTCACGATGTTTTTCGTGATGATGTCCCAATAAAACTCTCAACAAGAGAATTTACAATTTTGGAATATATGATACGAAATAAGGAACGAGTGCTATCAAGAGAACAAATTGAGCAACACATTTGGAATTATGATTATGAGGGCGGTACAAATGTTATTGATGTTTACATCAGGTATTTAAGAAAAAAAATTGATAAAAATTTTGAGCCTAAATTAATTCATACGATTCGTGGAGTTGGATATGTCTTAAAAGTTGAATAA
- a CDS encoding cob(I)yrinic acid a,c-diamide adenosyltransferase, translating into MKIYTKYGDEGFTRLAGGKHVSKTNVRVQAYGTMDEVCSLLGVIVAEIRENDKLNKVLGEIRKECENIQQQLFDCGSDLAIPHGLREYKQKIDDVKWLEQRMDEYIPLLPKLEYFIIPGGSKISSMFHLIRSNTRNLERRMVAVIEENEKINKIGLQYINRLSDYFFVIACLVNLKLGVNETIYKKSKKIFKVKD; encoded by the coding sequence ATGAAAATATACACAAAATATGGTGATGAAGGCTTTACAAGGCTTGCTGGTGGAAAACATGTGAGCAAAACTAATGTGAGAGTGCAGGCATACGGAACAATGGATGAAGTCTGTTCACTACTTGGAGTTATTGTAGCTGAAATTCGAGAAAATGATAAATTAAATAAAGTTTTGGGAGAAATTCGCAAGGAATGTGAAAATATTCAGCAGCAATTATTTGACTGTGGAAGCGATCTTGCAATACCTCATGGACTGCGAGAATATAAGCAAAAAATTGATGATGTGAAGTGGCTTGAACAAAGGATGGATGAATATATTCCACTACTTCCTAAACTTGAGTATTTTATAATTCCAGGTGGAAGCAAAATTTCTAGTATGTTTCATTTGATTCGGTCAAATACACGAAATCTTGAAAGAAGAATGGTTGCTGTAATTGAAGAAAATGAAAAAATAAACAAAATTGGACTTCAATATATAAATAGGCTTTCAGATTATTTTTTTGTAATAGCATGTCTTGTAAATTTAAAATTGGGAGTTAATGAAACTATTTATAAAAAAAGTAAAAAGATTTTTAAAGTAAAAGATTAA
- the proC gene encoding pyrroline-5-carboxylate reductase, which yields MELGIIGAGNMGCSILKGVITSNFLVSNNITVFDLNQEKVEKLVKEYDVKKAKTENELVEKSNIIILSVKPNIVPIVLKKIKDKLNKNTIILSIAAGISINFIEKNIGSDKKVVRTMPNTPAQVMEGMTAVSFNPNIEETEKKIIFKLLDSFGKSIEIEEKLMHVYTGISGSLPAYVYVFIEALADGGVLEGMPREKAYKIIAQTVLGSAKMILETKKHPGILKDEVTSPGGTTIAALKALEDGKFRGTVIQAVKACTEKSKEMAQE from the coding sequence GTGGAATTAGGAATTATTGGAGCTGGAAATATGGGATGCTCGATATTAAAAGGTGTTATAACTTCTAATTTTCTTGTAAGTAATAATATAACTGTTTTTGACTTAAATCAAGAAAAAGTTGAAAAATTAGTGAAGGAATATGATGTGAAAAAGGCGAAAACTGAAAATGAACTTGTGGAAAAAAGTAATATTATTATTCTTTCGGTAAAACCAAATATTGTACCAATAGTTTTGAAAAAAATTAAAGATAAATTGAATAAAAATACTATAATTTTATCAATTGCAGCTGGAATTAGTATTAATTTTATTGAAAAAAATATTGGAAGTGATAAAAAAGTGGTAAGAACTATGCCAAATACACCTGCTCAAGTAATGGAAGGAATGACAGCAGTTTCATTTAATCCAAACATTGAAGAAACTGAAAAAAAAATAATCTTCAAATTACTGGATAGTTTTGGAAAAAGTATAGAAATCGAAGAAAAACTTATGCATGTTTATACTGGAATTAGCGGTTCTCTTCCAGCATACGTCTATGTATTTATAGAAGCTCTTGCTGATGGAGGCGTTCTAGAAGGTATGCCAAGAGAAAAGGCTTATAAAATCATTGCTCAAACCGTTTTAGGTTCTGCTAAAATGATACTTGAAACAAAAAAACATCCAGGTATTTTGAAAGATGAAGTAACTTCCCCTGGAGGAACTACGATTGCAGCTCTAAAAGCACTAGAAGACGGAAAATTTAGAGGAACTGTGATACAAGCAGTAAAAGCCTGCACAGAAAAATCAAAAGAAATGGCACAAGAATAA
- a CDS encoding citrate/2-methylcitrate synthase → MKSDFINELGVMFIENNSISDDIYNKLNVKRGLRNKNGTGVLVGLTKIGSVLGYSIDKDGKKIPAEGELYYRGIPIKKLVAQFKKEKTFCFEKTIFLLLFGKVPSNFELKMFISTLKEYQNLPDEFIEDFILRKPSTDIMNQLQRSVLCLYTLDENPDDVSLSNLIDQSLNLIAKFPSLLVYCYQACNYKHFNKSLIIHNPVEEYSIAQNILHMLRSDNQFTELEAEVLDLILVIHAEHGGGNNSTFTSHVVSSTRTDTYSSISASIGALKGPMHGGANSMVTKMVEDIKKNTDPYNEVRLKEYLKKIFNKETFDKKGRIYGMGHAVYTISDPRAVLLKKKAYELAKEKNALEEFELFSNIEKLTKEIGKELKGDKFEICANVDLYSGFVYKLLNIPQNIFTPLFALSRIASWNAHRMEQILVDKKLIRPAYKAIDENGNVFL, encoded by the coding sequence ATGAAGAGTGATTTTATTAATGAACTGGGAGTTATGTTTATCGAAAATAATTCTATTTCAGATGATATTTACAATAAATTGAATGTAAAAAGAGGTCTCAGAAATAAAAACGGAACAGGAGTTCTCGTTGGATTAACAAAAATTGGTTCTGTTTTAGGATATTCAATTGATAAAGACGGAAAAAAGATTCCAGCCGAAGGAGAACTTTATTATCGTGGTATTCCTATAAAAAAACTCGTAGCTCAATTTAAAAAGGAAAAGACTTTTTGCTTTGAAAAGACGATATTTTTATTGCTTTTTGGAAAAGTTCCTTCTAATTTTGAATTAAAAATGTTTATTAGTACTTTGAAAGAATATCAGAACTTGCCAGATGAATTTATTGAAGATTTTATATTGAGGAAGCCGAGTACTGATATAATGAATCAGCTTCAACGGTCTGTCCTGTGTCTTTATACTTTAGACGAAAATCCAGATGATGTCAGTCTTTCAAACTTAATTGACCAATCTTTAAATTTGATTGCAAAATTTCCTAGTCTTCTTGTTTATTGTTATCAAGCATGTAATTATAAGCATTTTAACAAGAGTTTGATCATTCACAATCCAGTTGAAGAATACAGTATTGCACAAAATATCCTCCACATGCTTAGAAGTGATAATCAATTTACAGAATTGGAAGCTGAAGTGCTAGACTTGATTCTGGTTATTCATGCGGAACATGGAGGAGGAAATAACTCAACTTTTACTTCTCATGTAGTTTCTTCGACTAGAACCGATACATATTCATCAATTTCAGCTTCAATCGGAGCTTTAAAAGGACCTATGCACGGTGGAGCAAATTCGATGGTTACAAAAATGGTGGAAGATATTAAAAAAAATACTGATCCATATAATGAAGTTAGACTGAAGGAATATTTGAAAAAAATATTTAATAAAGAAACATTTGATAAAAAAGGTAGAATTTATGGTATGGGACATGCTGTTTACACAATTTCAGATCCCCGTGCTGTATTGCTAAAGAAAAAAGCTTATGAATTGGCTAAAGAAAAAAATGCACTTGAAGAATTTGAATTATTTTCAAATATTGAAAAACTTACAAAAGAAATTGGGAAAGAATTAAAAGGAGATAAATTTGAAATTTGTGCGAATGTTGATTTATACTCAGGTTTCGTATACAAACTTTTGAATATTCCACAAAATATTTTTACTCCACTTTTTGCACTTTCACGAATTGCTAGCTGGAATGCACATAGAATGGAACAAATTTTAGTTGATAAAAAATTGATTAGACCAGCATACAAGGCAATTGATGAAAATGGAAATGTCTTTTTGTAA
- a CDS encoding PepSY domain-containing protein, with amino-acid sequence MKIRFLKIVLLGMLSVSLLVFSVGKERRKVTAVKAKQIALAKVPGATFANVLEFDMENNEFYKGKINYRNVAYNFEIDVYTGKVINWSEEKSSDK; translated from the coding sequence ATGAAAATTAGATTTTTAAAAATAGTATTGCTTGGAATGTTATCAGTTAGTTTATTAGTTTTTTCAGTTGGAAAGGAAAGAAGAAAAGTGACAGCAGTCAAGGCAAAACAAATTGCTCTAGCCAAAGTTCCCGGAGCGACATTTGCAAATGTCCTTGAATTTGATATGGAAAATAATGAATTTTATAAAGGGAAAATTAATTATCGAAATGTTGCTTATAATTTTGAAATAGATGTTTATACTGGAAAAGTAATTAATTGGAGTGAAGAAAAAAGTAGTGATAAATAA
- a CDS encoding aconitate hydratase, producing MGMSLTYKILKKNLLKGELKAGNEIAVRVNQTLTQDSTGTMAYLQLNAMNIDKVATEISVAYVDHNMLQSSFENADDHEFIKTSAEKHNIVFSKPGNGICHRLHLERFGKPGKILIGSDSHTPTGGGLGMLAIGAGGLDVAIGMARGLYYLKVPKVYNIELKGKLQPWVSAKDVILHVLKELTVKGGVGFVMEYTGDGIKSLSVEDRATITNMGAELGATTSIFPSDENAKIFLEKQSRGEDFVELLPDKDAVYDEKLIVNLDELVPLAAFPHSPDNVHEIPKDKKLKVDQIAIGSCTNSSYSDFMKLAAILDGKKVHPDVSLVLSPGSSNIMKMISENGALAKFIAAGARLLEAACGPCIGMGQAPKTDGISLRTFNRNFKGRCGTMSAGVYLVSTETAAASAITGYLTDPRELGEEIIIEDPEKFEVSDNYFIFPNPNEEEAKKEREAVKIVMGPNIQPFPIGEELKDSFTKKVILKTGDNITTDDICPSNAALLPFRSNIPKLSEHCFETIIPDFKERAEKNNGGIVVGGENYGQGSSREHAALLPLYLGIKAVIAKSFARIHKANLINSGIIPLEFENTDDYNKIDEYDELQLSNIPDSLANGRFTVKNLTKNIEFPARFNGSERELKILKFGGYLKFATSDEFLS from the coding sequence ATGGGTATGAGCTTAACGTACAAGATTTTGAAAAAAAATCTTTTAAAAGGAGAATTAAAAGCAGGTAACGAAATCGCAGTAAGAGTTAATCAGACACTTACACAAGATTCCACGGGAACAATGGCATATTTACAGCTAAATGCAATGAATATTGATAAAGTAGCAACAGAAATTTCAGTGGCTTATGTTGATCACAATATGCTGCAATCAAGTTTTGAGAATGCAGATGATCATGAATTTATTAAAACATCAGCTGAAAAACATAATATTGTTTTTTCAAAACCCGGAAATGGGATTTGTCATAGATTACATTTAGAAAGATTTGGGAAACCAGGGAAAATATTGATTGGTTCGGATAGTCACACTCCTACTGGTGGAGGACTTGGAATGCTTGCGATTGGAGCAGGTGGGCTTGATGTTGCAATTGGTATGGCGAGAGGGCTTTACTATTTAAAAGTACCAAAAGTTTATAATATCGAACTTAAAGGGAAATTACAGCCTTGGGTATCAGCTAAGGATGTGATTTTGCACGTATTGAAAGAATTGACAGTAAAAGGTGGAGTTGGATTTGTAATGGAATATACTGGAGATGGTATAAAATCACTATCTGTTGAGGATAGAGCCACTATTACAAATATGGGAGCTGAACTAGGAGCTACAACTTCAATTTTTCCAAGTGATGAAAATGCGAAAATTTTCTTGGAAAAACAATCACGTGGAGAAGATTTTGTAGAGCTGCTGCCTGATAAAGATGCAGTTTATGATGAAAAATTAATCGTTAATTTAGATGAATTGGTACCGCTTGCAGCTTTTCCTCATAGCCCTGATAACGTGCATGAAATTCCAAAAGATAAAAAATTGAAAGTTGATCAAATTGCGATTGGTTCGTGTACCAACTCATCTTATTCAGATTTTATGAAACTTGCGGCGATTTTAGATGGGAAAAAAGTTCATCCAGATGTGAGTCTTGTTTTATCGCCAGGTTCAAGTAATATTATGAAAATGATTTCAGAAAATGGAGCATTGGCTAAATTTATAGCGGCTGGTGCGAGATTGCTAGAAGCTGCGTGTGGCCCTTGTATTGGAATGGGACAAGCACCAAAAACAGATGGAATTTCACTTAGAACATTTAACAGAAACTTCAAGGGAAGATGTGGAACAATGAGTGCAGGAGTTTACCTAGTAAGTACAGAAACAGCTGCTGCATCTGCAATCACAGGATATTTGACAGATCCTAGAGAGTTAGGAGAAGAAATTATCATTGAAGATCCAGAAAAATTTGAAGTATCAGATAATTACTTCATTTTCCCAAATCCTAATGAAGAGGAAGCCAAAAAGGAAAGAGAAGCTGTAAAAATTGTTATGGGGCCTAATATTCAGCCATTCCCAATTGGTGAAGAATTAAAAGACAGCTTTACTAAAAAAGTTATTCTAAAAACAGGAGATAACATTACAACAGATGACATTTGTCCATCAAACGCTGCATTATTGCCGTTCCGTTCAAATATTCCTAAATTATCTGAACACTGTTTTGAAACAATTATTCCTGATTTCAAAGAAAGAGCTGAAAAAAATAATGGTGGAATTGTTGTTGGTGGAGAAAATTATGGTCAGGGATCGAGCCGTGAACATGCTGCATTGTTGCCACTTTATCTTGGCATAAAAGCTGTTATTGCAAAATCATTCGCAAGAATCCACAAAGCAAACTTAATAAACAGTGGAATCATACCATTAGAATTTGAAAATACAGATGATTATAATAAAATTGATGAATACGATGAGTTACAATTGTCAAATATCCCAGATTCATTGGCAAATGGAAGATTTACTGTAAAAAATCTAACTAAAAATATTGAATTTCCTGCTAGATTCAATGGTTCAGAAAGAGAACTTAAAATCTTGAAATTTGGTGGATATTTGAAATTTGCTACAAGTGATGAATTTTTGAGTTAA
- a CDS encoding ROK family protein, protein MKYYVGIDLGGTNTKIGLVDEKGNIIFKTIVKTDSMEGFSETIQRLSKILLNQIEGSNINFDNVLSIGVGVPGPVLNSRIVKFWANFPWKNGVDLALEFEKNLGKPVKVDNDVNVITLGEMWKGAAKGYKNVLGLAVGTGIGGGIIVDGKLVSGENGAGGEVGHIKIELNGKLCGCGQKGCWEAYASATGIIREANSRLAVNKQNLLYEMTKGRELEAKDVFDAAKKDDKFSLEIVDYEAEQLAFGIGNLLSTLDPEIVVIGGGVALAGDILFDRVKEKLKDIAFPSTLENLRLVTATLGNDAGILGAAYLGMM, encoded by the coding sequence ATGAAATATTATGTTGGAATTGATCTAGGAGGAACCAATACAAAAATTGGACTTGTAGATGAAAAGGGAAATATTATTTTCAAAACTATTGTAAAAACTGATTCAATGGAAGGATTTTCTGAAACAATCCAAAGATTATCAAAAATTTTGCTTAACCAGATTGAAGGAAGCAATATCAATTTTGATAATGTTTTATCAATTGGTGTTGGCGTTCCAGGTCCTGTACTAAATTCTAGAATCGTTAAATTCTGGGCAAATTTTCCTTGGAAAAATGGAGTTGACCTTGCATTAGAATTTGAAAAAAATCTTGGGAAACCAGTAAAAGTTGACAATGATGTTAATGTTATTACACTTGGAGAAATGTGGAAGGGTGCAGCCAAAGGATATAAAAATGTATTAGGACTTGCTGTTGGAACTGGAATTGGTGGTGGAATTATTGTCGATGGAAAACTTGTCAGCGGTGAAAACGGAGCTGGAGGAGAAGTCGGACATATAAAGATCGAGTTAAATGGAAAACTATGCGGATGCGGACAAAAAGGATGCTGGGAGGCTTATGCTTCTGCTACTGGAATAATTCGTGAAGCAAACAGCCGTCTTGCAGTAAACAAACAGAATTTACTTTATGAAATGACAAAAGGTAGAGAATTAGAAGCAAAAGATGTCTTTGATGCAGCTAAAAAAGATGATAAATTTTCTCTTGAAATTGTAGACTATGAAGCTGAACAGTTAGCTTTTGGTATTGGAAACTTGCTTAGTACATTAGATCCTGAAATTGTTGTAATTGGTGGCGGAGTCGCACTTGCTGGAGATATTTTATTTGACCGTGTAAAAGAAAAACTAAAAGATATTGCATTCCCATCAACTCTTGAAAACTTAAGACTTGTTACAGCTACTCTTGGAAATGATGCAGGGATATTAGGTGCAGCTTATCTTGGAATGATGTAA
- a CDS encoding isocitrate/isopropylmalate dehydrogenase family protein — MKKITLIPGDGIGYEISDSLVKIFEAAKVPVEFETENAGLDVYEKTGELIPESLYESIERNKIAIKGPITTPIGKGFRSINVYLRKKYDLYTNFRPSRNLPGIETRYNNIDLAIFRENTEGIYIGEEKYENEEKTSAVAVKRITRKGSKRIIKSAFEYAKNNGISKVTVVHKANILKFTDGMFLDIAREISKEYENIELEELIIDNMCMQLVTNPERFKVIVTMNLYGDILSDLVAGLVGGLGVAPGANIGDNIAIFEAVHGSAPDIAGQNKANPLALLLSSIEMLKYLKLDDFAKNIEKAILKTLTDGCKTADLGGNITTTEFTDKIIKNLK; from the coding sequence ATGAAAAAAATTACATTGATACCTGGAGATGGAATTGGATATGAAATCTCTGATAGCCTAGTAAAAATTTTTGAAGCAGCAAAAGTTCCTGTAGAGTTTGAGACTGAAAATGCAGGGTTGGATGTTTATGAAAAAACGGGAGAGCTTATACCAGAAAGTCTTTATGAAAGTATTGAAAGGAATAAGATTGCGATAAAAGGACCTATTACTACGCCGATTGGAAAAGGATTTAGAAGTATAAACGTGTATCTTAGAAAAAAATACGATTTATACACAAATTTTAGACCTTCAAGAAATTTGCCTGGAATAGAAACTCGATATAATAATATTGATTTGGCTATTTTCCGTGAAAATACTGAAGGAATCTATATTGGTGAAGAAAAATATGAAAATGAAGAAAAAACTAGTGCAGTTGCTGTGAAAAGGATTACAAGAAAAGGCAGTAAAAGAATTATTAAAAGTGCTTTTGAATATGCAAAAAATAATGGGATTTCAAAAGTAACAGTTGTTCATAAAGCAAATATTTTGAAATTTACTGATGGAATGTTTTTGGATATTGCAAGAGAAATTTCAAAAGAATATGAAAATATTGAGTTAGAAGAACTTATTATTGATAATATGTGTATGCAGCTTGTTACAAATCCTGAAAGATTTAAAGTAATTGTTACAATGAATTTATATGGAGATATCTTGTCTGATTTAGTAGCTGGACTTGTTGGAGGTCTTGGAGTTGCACCTGGAGCTAATATCGGAGATAATATTGCTATTTTTGAGGCAGTACACGGATCGGCTCCTGATATTGCAGGACAAAATAAGGCAAATCCGCTTGCGTTGTTGCTTTCCTCAATTGAAATGTTAAAATATTTAAAACTTGATGATTTTGCCAAAAATATTGAAAAAGCAATTTTAAAAACATTAACTGATGGCTGCAAAACAGCTGATTTAGGTGGAAATATTACAACTACTGAGTTTACGGATAAAATTATTAAAAATCTGAAATAG